A genomic stretch from Desulfatitalea tepidiphila includes:
- a CDS encoding tetratricopeptide repeat protein, with amino-acid sequence MSTQFKHNSAIYIAAALVWSVFPGLISAAWAAGRPSADIPDSQPGADKRRQANVHFRQGEAHADQMRYQEAARAYERAVEIDGSYAEAYSNLGYSYRKQGLFDKAVAAYKRAIALDPELAEAYEYLGEAYAEMKQFDLAEAQLKVLKRLDQEEARELESFIEKMKP; translated from the coding sequence ATGAGCACCCAATTCAAACACAATTCCGCCATATATATAGCCGCCGCGCTGGTCTGGTCCGTCTTCCCGGGGCTGATCTCCGCGGCTTGGGCCGCCGGAAGACCATCGGCCGATATCCCCGACTCGCAGCCCGGGGCCGATAAGCGGCGCCAGGCCAATGTCCACTTTCGACAGGGAGAGGCCCATGCCGACCAGATGCGTTACCAGGAGGCGGCCAGGGCATACGAGCGGGCCGTCGAAATCGACGGCAGCTATGCCGAAGCTTACAGCAACCTGGGCTACAGCTACCGCAAGCAGGGTCTTTTCGACAAGGCCGTGGCCGCCTACAAGCGCGCCATCGCCTTGGATCCAGAGCTGGCCGAGGCCTATGAGTACCTGGGCGAGGCCTATGCGGAGATGAAGCAGTTCGATCTGGCCGAAGCGCAACTGAAGGTCCTGAAGCGACTGGATCAGGAAGAGGCACGGGAACTGGAGTCGTTTATTGAAAAGATGAAGCCGTAA
- a CDS encoding amino acid ABC transporter substrate-binding protein: MKVTKTMMVLVLATVFLSLPLVVDAGETLDAVKARGYLIVGVHSSLFGFGMPDDKGVWRGLDVDTGRAVATAVFGQPDKIKFITLTTQTRFTALQSKEIDVLCRNATRTLTRDTELGLNFAATNYYDGQGFMIPAKLGVKSAKELDGATVCVLPGTTTEQNVSDYFRANNMSMRPVVIEQPTELNKAFFAGRCDCLTSDASQLAAVRAVAPNPADYMILPEIISKEPLSPAVRHGDDQWRDIVDYAVLAMIAAEDLGISSKNVDDMRKSNDPNIKRFLGVTPGNGKALGLAEDWAYNIVKHVGNYGEVFERNVGLNTALKLPRGLNAQWKDGGLMYAPPFK, translated from the coding sequence ATGAAGGTCACCAAAACCATGATGGTTCTAGTGTTGGCAACCGTTTTTTTGTCTCTGCCCCTGGTGGTCGACGCGGGAGAAACCCTGGATGCCGTCAAGGCGCGCGGCTATCTGATCGTAGGGGTTCACAGCTCCCTCTTCGGTTTCGGTATGCCGGATGACAAGGGGGTGTGGCGGGGCCTGGACGTGGACACCGGCCGGGCGGTGGCGACGGCCGTTTTCGGTCAACCGGACAAGATCAAATTCATCACCCTGACCACCCAGACCCGGTTCACCGCGTTGCAGTCCAAGGAGATCGATGTGCTGTGCCGCAATGCCACCCGCACCCTGACCCGCGACACAGAACTGGGCCTCAACTTCGCGGCCACCAACTACTATGACGGCCAAGGGTTCATGATTCCCGCCAAACTGGGCGTCAAGAGCGCCAAAGAGCTCGACGGCGCCACGGTCTGCGTCCTGCCCGGCACCACCACCGAGCAAAACGTATCCGATTATTTCAGGGCCAATAACATGAGCATGAGACCGGTCGTGATCGAACAGCCCACCGAGTTGAACAAGGCCTTCTTTGCGGGGCGCTGCGACTGTCTCACATCGGATGCCTCCCAATTGGCCGCCGTGCGCGCCGTGGCCCCCAATCCGGCCGACTACATGATCCTGCCCGAAATTATCTCAAAGGAGCCCCTGTCTCCCGCCGTGCGCCATGGCGACGACCAGTGGCGCGACATCGTCGATTACGCGGTGCTGGCTATGATCGCCGCCGAGGACCTGGGCATCAGTTCTAAAAATGTCGACGACATGCGCAAAAGCAATGATCCCAACATCAAACGGTTTCTGGGGGTCACGCCGGGCAACGGTAAAGCGCTCGGCCTGGCGGAAGACTGGGCCTACAACATCGTCAAACACGTCGGCAACTACGGCGAGGTGTTCGAACGCAATGTCGGCCTGAACACCGCACTGAAACTGCCCCGTGGCCTCAACGCCCAGTGGAAGGATGGGGGCCTGATGTATGCGCCGCCTTTCAAATAG
- a CDS encoding amino acid ABC transporter permease: MPAAQDRPGGTETSQAVPFWRNPRNRAVVFQAVTLLLVFSAGYYIFVNTQANLQRQSISTGFGFLNREAGFGIGEALIRYSAADSYARALLIGLLNTVKVASIGILFTLLLGVVIGVSRLSRNWLLSRLAAAYIEVVQNIPVLLQLFFWYAIFHDVLPSPRESIQPLPGVFFNNRGFYFPMPAGHAAYAWAAAALCVAVVSNGLLRRWARRRQERTGQLFPFWPVAVILQIGLPLLAWYLAGAPTAMNVPELKGFNFLGGFSLSPEFSALLIGLVLYTSAFVAEIVRAGIQAIPRGQSEAAMSLGLKSNLVLSLIILPQAMRVIIPPLTSQMLNLTKNSSLAVAIGYPDLVSVANTTINQTGQAIEGVLIIMVVYLMLSLITSAYMNWYNKKKALVER, encoded by the coding sequence ATGCCGGCTGCACAGGATCGACCAGGCGGAACGGAGACTTCCCAGGCGGTTCCCTTTTGGCGCAACCCCCGCAACCGGGCGGTCGTTTTTCAAGCGGTCACCTTGTTGCTGGTATTTTCCGCCGGCTACTACATCTTCGTCAACACCCAGGCCAATCTGCAACGCCAGTCCATCTCTACCGGATTCGGATTTCTGAACCGCGAAGCCGGATTCGGCATCGGCGAAGCGCTGATCCGCTACTCGGCCGCCGATTCCTATGCGCGCGCCTTGCTGATCGGCTTGCTGAACACCGTGAAGGTCGCATCCATCGGCATCCTCTTCACCCTGCTGCTCGGCGTCGTCATCGGTGTCTCCCGTCTTTCCCGCAACTGGCTGCTCTCCAGACTGGCCGCCGCCTATATCGAGGTGGTGCAGAACATACCCGTGCTGCTCCAGCTTTTTTTCTGGTACGCCATTTTCCACGATGTGCTGCCTTCGCCGCGTGAATCCATTCAGCCGCTGCCCGGCGTCTTCTTCAACAATCGCGGGTTCTATTTCCCCATGCCAGCCGGTCATGCGGCCTACGCCTGGGCTGCGGCGGCCTTGTGCGTGGCCGTCGTATCGAACGGGTTGCTGCGCCGCTGGGCCCGGCGACGCCAGGAACGGACCGGACAGCTGTTTCCTTTCTGGCCGGTTGCGGTGATTCTGCAGATCGGCCTTCCCCTGCTGGCCTGGTACCTGGCCGGCGCACCCACGGCCATGAACGTTCCCGAGCTCAAAGGCTTCAATTTTCTAGGCGGCTTTTCCCTGAGCCCGGAGTTCAGCGCATTGCTCATCGGTCTGGTCCTCTACACCTCGGCCTTCGTTGCGGAGATCGTCAGGGCGGGCATCCAGGCCATCCCCAGAGGTCAGAGCGAAGCGGCCATGAGCCTCGGTCTAAAATCCAATCTGGTGTTGTCGCTGATCATCCTGCCCCAGGCCATGCGCGTCATCATTCCGCCGCTCACCAGTCAGATGCTCAACCTGACCAAGAACAGCTCCCTGGCCGTGGCCATCGGCTATCCAGACCTCGTCTCAGTGGCCAACACCACCATCAACCAGACCGGACAGGCCATCGAGGGGGTCCTGATCATCATGGTGGTCTATCTGATGCTCAGCCTGATCACCTCGGCCTACATGAACTGGTACAACAAGAAAAAGGCCTTGGTGGAGAGATGA
- a CDS encoding amino acid ABC transporter permease: protein MTARIASPDVEDLKPPVRSTGILGWLRANLFNTPLNSILTLFILFCLYKTIPSMVQWAFVDSLWLSDAEACREADGACWSVVSQNLRFILFGFYPYDLQWRPALAIAMLIGLFFYSRNTRRWNRRLLYLWAAGLLVMGILMHGGGPGLPEVETDQWGGISLTLLLSLFGLTAAYPLGVLLALGRRSELPAIKAVCVVYIELIRGVPLISMLFMASVMFPLFLPEGITINKILRAQAAIILFTAAYIAEVVRGGLQAIPRGQYEAAESLGLDYPKTMRLIILPQALKIVIPPTVSILISAFKDTSLVVIIGLFDLLKTTQVTLSNPAWIRFSAEAYLFIAALYFLGCFSMSNFSRYLEKELKT from the coding sequence ATGACTGCACGCATCGCGTCACCTGACGTCGAAGATCTCAAACCGCCCGTCCGTTCGACAGGCATTCTGGGATGGCTGCGCGCCAATCTTTTCAACACGCCGCTCAATTCCATCCTGACTCTCTTCATCCTGTTCTGTCTCTACAAAACGATCCCGTCCATGGTTCAATGGGCATTCGTGGACAGCCTCTGGTTATCAGATGCCGAAGCCTGCCGGGAGGCGGACGGTGCCTGCTGGTCGGTGGTCAGCCAGAATCTGCGTTTCATCCTGTTCGGTTTCTACCCTTACGACCTGCAGTGGCGGCCCGCGCTGGCCATCGCCATGCTCATCGGCCTCTTTTTCTACAGCCGCAATACCCGCCGCTGGAACCGCAGACTCCTGTACCTGTGGGCGGCCGGCCTGCTGGTCATGGGAATCCTCATGCATGGGGGCGGGCCGGGGCTGCCCGAGGTGGAAACCGACCAATGGGGCGGCATATCCCTGACCCTGCTGCTGTCGCTCTTCGGCCTGACCGCCGCCTACCCGTTGGGCGTGCTGTTGGCCCTCGGACGCCGCTCCGAGCTGCCGGCCATCAAAGCGGTCTGCGTAGTCTACATCGAACTGATCCGCGGCGTGCCGCTGATCAGCATGCTGTTCATGGCTTCGGTCATGTTCCCCCTGTTTCTGCCGGAAGGGATCACGATCAACAAAATACTCCGGGCCCAGGCCGCCATCATCCTGTTCACCGCCGCCTATATCGCCGAAGTGGTACGGGGCGGATTGCAGGCCATTCCCCGCGGCCAGTACGAGGCCGCCGAATCCCTCGGACTGGACTATCCGAAGACCATGCGCCTGATCATCCTGCCCCAGGCGCTCAAGATCGTGATCCCGCCGACGGTGAGCATCCTGATATCCGCCTTCAAGGATACCTCCCTGGTGGTCATCATCGGCCTGTTCGACCTGCTCAAGACCACCCAGGTGACACTCTCCAATCCGGCCTGGATCCGATTCAGCGCCGAAGCCTATCTGTTCATCGCCGCCCTCTATTTTCTGGGCTGCTTTTCCATGTCCAATTTCAGCCGTTATCTGGAAAAGGAACTCAAGACCTGA
- a CDS encoding amino acid ABC transporter ATP-binding protein yields MTDPTPEGSALDNEPIIKLIGVHKWFGDFHVLKDIHLSVHRGERIVICGPSGSGKSTMIRCINRLEQHQRGSIIVDRTELTNDIKKIEKIRAEVGMVFQHFNLFPHLTVKENLTLGPVWVRKMPRKEAEQTALYYLEKVHIAEQADKYPGQLSGGQQQRVAIARSLCMKPKVMLFDEPTSALDPEMVKEVLDVMIELAREGMTMIVVSHEMGFARSVAHRVLFMDHGQILEENTPDEFFLNPQHERTQLFLSQILH; encoded by the coding sequence ATGACCGATCCCACCCCTGAAGGGTCCGCTTTGGACAACGAACCGATCATCAAGCTGATCGGCGTGCACAAATGGTTCGGGGATTTCCATGTCCTCAAGGATATCCATCTCAGCGTGCACCGCGGCGAGCGCATCGTGATCTGCGGACCTTCCGGGTCCGGCAAATCGACGATGATCCGCTGCATCAACCGGCTGGAACAGCATCAGCGGGGCAGCATCATCGTGGACCGCACCGAGTTGACCAATGACATCAAGAAGATTGAAAAGATCCGGGCCGAGGTGGGCATGGTGTTCCAGCACTTCAACCTTTTTCCCCACCTGACGGTCAAGGAGAATCTCACCCTGGGGCCGGTGTGGGTGCGCAAGATGCCGCGCAAGGAGGCCGAACAAACCGCCCTGTATTACCTGGAAAAGGTGCACATTGCCGAACAGGCCGACAAATACCCCGGGCAGCTGTCCGGAGGCCAGCAGCAGCGTGTGGCCATCGCGCGCAGTCTGTGCATGAAGCCCAAGGTGATGCTCTTCGACGAGCCGACCAGCGCACTGGATCCAGAGATGGTCAAGGAGGTCCTCGACGTGATGATCGAGTTGGCCCGCGAAGGCATGACCATGATCGTCGTGTCCCACGAAATGGGGTTCGCCAGGAGCGTGGCCCACCGCGTGCTGTTCATGGACCACGGCCAGATTTTGGAAGAAAACACGCCCGACGAATTCTTCCTCAACCCGCAGCATGAACGCACCCAGCTCTTCCTGAGCCAGATCCTGCACTGA
- a CDS encoding MBL fold metallo-hydrolase, translated as MRAVEILEDLFFIERGYLNANHFVYRCESPILIDTGYIADFDFTVKSIRRVGVDPADVSLIVNTHTHCDHIGGNRLIQERSGCGIALHEIGKHFIDTRDDWATWWRYYRQAADFFTATRALNDGDTVALGPHRFEVIYTPGHASDGIVLYNREAKLLISSDTLWENDMAVMTLRVEGSTAPFRMLDSLDRLAGLDVQWVYPGHGPPFDDMPAAIDRSREKLGRYLADRTLIGEDLLKKIIVYTLLMRKAVEAGDFFEELMATAWFRETVDLYFGGTYRSKYDEIMESFLRRGIVRAKAGTLSTTVAP; from the coding sequence ATGAGGGCAGTCGAAATTCTGGAGGACCTGTTTTTCATCGAAAGGGGCTACCTCAACGCCAACCACTTTGTCTATCGGTGCGAATCTCCCATCCTGATCGACACCGGTTATATCGCCGATTTCGACTTCACCGTAAAGTCGATCCGGCGGGTGGGCGTGGATCCGGCTGACGTCTCTCTGATCGTGAACACCCACACCCACTGCGACCATATCGGCGGCAACCGCTTGATCCAGGAGCGCTCCGGGTGCGGCATCGCCCTCCATGAGATCGGCAAGCACTTCATCGACACTCGGGACGACTGGGCCACCTGGTGGCGCTACTACCGCCAGGCCGCGGACTTTTTCACGGCCACCCGGGCGTTGAACGACGGCGATACGGTCGCGCTGGGGCCCCACCGCTTCGAGGTGATCTACACGCCGGGCCACGCCTCGGACGGCATCGTCCTGTACAACCGCGAAGCAAAGCTGCTGATCTCCTCCGACACGCTGTGGGAGAACGACATGGCCGTCATGACCCTGCGCGTCGAGGGCAGTACGGCCCCCTTCCGCATGCTGGACTCCCTGGACCGGCTGGCGGGCCTGGATGTGCAATGGGTCTATCCCGGTCACGGGCCGCCGTTCGACGACATGCCGGCGGCCATCGATAGAAGCCGGGAGAAGCTCGGGCGCTATCTGGCCGACCGTACCCTCATCGGCGAGGACCTGCTCAAAAAGATTATCGTCTACACCCTCCTGATGCGAAAAGCGGTCGAGGCCGGCGACTTTTTCGAGGAGCTCATGGCTACGGCCTGGTTCAGGGAGACCGTGGATCTCTACTTCGGCGGCACCTACCGGTCCAAATACGATGAAATTATGGAATCTTTTTTGCGAAGAGGCATCGTGAGGGCGAAGGCTGGGACTTTATCGACGACGGTGGCGCCGTAA
- a CDS encoding ATP-binding protein gives MSRVPASMLNRLPLRMIAPVVLVIGLVGAGLYFLVLRSVASFADEQIEEALRGISEEIYGICDENFTELVKSGKMDDARAVTIKKAFTLGAIEEYVVRNDIGCRLIDEAHGELLLNRFEPDMPDLSHAIAEFHKMWRSPDASFQGEGRFFHHFEFKPWRWHIDLVKDKAAYSPLIERVNTVYIVTGLLLACGIVLILLLQERLLRRPLSRIIDAIRMGRAPDYQGVHEFEFLSDNIATMMRSLEDRNRWIENFYHIAIAHRGEAFFKEVADALADALALHVLIVSCGRPEDRFQTIAFAQRPDGDQALTDPTVGLPLRPILEDKQPLIIETGAAERFPSATGLAATEAQSYIGMPILDRDGAVIGIMNVFGRTRAFDEWSLNLIRTVCRMVAVELVFSAEERDRLRLEVQLQKARKLEAIGTLAGGVAHDLNNILSGIVSYPDLLLMDLPDGSPLRRPLLTIKQSGERAATIVQDLLTLARRGIAIAEVVNLNRIIEAQLNSPEFEKLASFHPEVRVETRLAADLLNIKGSAIHLAKSIMNLIANAAEAMPDGGTVTISTDNRYLDRPLRRYDHVETGDYVIVTVTDTGIGIPIEDRERIFEPFYSKKVMGRSGSGLGMAVVWGTVKDHDGYIDLESTEGRGTTLTLFFPVTHDTIGPASTAISTADYMGQNETILVVDDMETQRELASSILKKLNYSVAAVSSGEEALAYLREHPVDLLLLDMVMEPGMDGLDTYRRVVERHPRQKAIIASGYSENERVRSAQRLGAGAYIRKPYTIEKIGLAVRAELSKV, from the coding sequence ATGAGCCGGGTGCCAGCTTCGATGCTCAACCGCCTTCCCCTGCGCATGATCGCGCCGGTGGTGTTGGTCATCGGCCTGGTGGGTGCGGGGCTCTACTTTCTGGTCCTGCGATCGGTGGCCAGCTTTGCCGATGAACAGATCGAAGAGGCGTTGCGCGGCATCTCCGAAGAAATCTACGGCATCTGCGACGAGAACTTCACCGAACTGGTCAAAAGCGGCAAGATGGACGATGCCAGGGCCGTGACGATTAAAAAGGCGTTTACCCTGGGCGCCATCGAAGAGTATGTCGTCCGCAATGACATCGGGTGCCGATTGATCGATGAGGCGCACGGGGAGTTGCTGCTCAACCGGTTCGAACCGGATATGCCGGATCTGTCCCATGCGATTGCCGAGTTCCACAAGATGTGGCGTTCGCCGGACGCCAGTTTTCAGGGGGAGGGCCGATTTTTTCATCATTTTGAATTCAAACCCTGGCGATGGCACATCGATCTGGTCAAGGACAAGGCGGCTTACTCCCCCCTCATCGAGCGGGTCAATACGGTCTACATCGTCACCGGCCTCCTGCTGGCCTGCGGGATCGTTCTGATCCTGCTGCTTCAGGAGCGGTTGCTCCGCCGGCCCCTGAGCCGGATTATCGACGCCATCCGGATGGGTAGGGCGCCGGACTACCAGGGGGTGCATGAATTCGAGTTTTTGAGCGATAACATCGCCACCATGATGCGTTCCCTGGAAGATCGAAATCGTTGGATCGAAAATTTTTATCACATCGCCATCGCGCACAGAGGCGAAGCATTTTTCAAGGAGGTGGCCGACGCCCTGGCCGATGCGCTGGCGCTCCATGTCCTGATTGTCAGTTGCGGCCGTCCGGAAGATCGGTTCCAGACGATCGCGTTTGCACAGCGGCCTGACGGTGATCAAGCATTGACCGATCCGACCGTGGGCCTGCCGCTTCGACCGATTTTGGAAGACAAGCAGCCGCTGATCATCGAAACCGGCGCGGCCGAGCGGTTTCCTTCGGCGACCGGCCTGGCCGCCACCGAGGCGCAGAGCTATATCGGCATGCCCATCCTCGATCGCGACGGCGCCGTCATCGGCATCATGAACGTGTTCGGTCGAACGCGCGCATTTGACGAGTGGAGCCTCAACCTCATCCGCACCGTGTGCCGCATGGTGGCCGTGGAATTGGTCTTTTCGGCGGAAGAGCGCGATCGCCTGCGGCTCGAAGTCCAGCTCCAAAAGGCCCGAAAGCTGGAGGCCATCGGCACCCTGGCCGGCGGGGTCGCCCACGATCTCAACAATATTCTGTCAGGGATTGTCAGCTATCCCGATCTGCTCCTGATGGACCTGCCTGACGGCAGCCCGTTGCGCAGGCCGCTGCTGACCATCAAACAATCCGGGGAACGCGCGGCTACGATCGTGCAGGATCTGCTGACCCTTGCCCGGCGGGGTATCGCCATTGCGGAGGTGGTCAATCTGAACCGGATCATCGAAGCGCAGTTGAACAGCCCTGAATTCGAAAAACTGGCATCCTTCCATCCCGAGGTGCGGGTCGAAACCCGCCTGGCCGCGGACCTGTTGAATATAAAGGGTTCGGCGATTCATCTGGCCAAGTCGATCATGAACCTGATCGCCAACGCGGCCGAAGCCATGCCGGACGGCGGCACCGTCACCATTTCCACGGACAATCGCTACCTCGATCGGCCTTTGCGCCGGTACGACCATGTGGAAACAGGGGATTACGTGATCGTGACGGTGACCGACACGGGCATCGGCATCCCCATCGAAGACCGGGAGCGGATATTCGAACCCTTCTACTCCAAAAAGGTCATGGGCCGGAGCGGATCGGGCCTGGGGATGGCCGTGGTCTGGGGAACGGTGAAAGACCATGACGGCTACATCGATCTGGAGAGCACCGAGGGGCGGGGCACGACCCTCACGCTTTTCTTCCCGGTCACCCACGACACCATCGGACCGGCGTCGACCGCTATCTCCACCGCAGACTACATGGGCCAAAACGAAACCATCCTCGTGGTGGACGACATGGAGACGCAGAGAGAGCTGGCGTCCAGCATTCTGAAGAAGTTGAACTATTCGGTCGCTGCGGTCTCCAGCGGAGAGGAGGCCCTGGCCTATCTGCGCGAACACCCCGTGGACCTGCTGCTGCTGGACATGGTCATGGAGCCCGGCATGGACGGCCTGGACACCTACCGGCGGGTCGTGGAACGTCATCCCCGCCAAAAGGCGATCATCGCCAGCGGCTATTCGGAAAACGAGCGGGTTCGATCGGCCCAGCGTTTGGGGGCCGGGGCCTATATCCGCAAGCCCTACACCATCGAGAAAATCGGTCTGGCCGTTCGGGCGGAATTGTCCAAGGTGTGA
- a CDS encoding amino acid ABC transporter substrate-binding protein, producing MRSMRPIGLRWPWPAMAAAGRWKRLALVLMILAVFRPMPGMAEAPIKIGVSLGLTGRFAPMAEALRKGFALWEQDVNRAGGISGRPVRLIVDDDHGDPDRAVFIYKRLVNQEKVDFLFAPYSSLITLAVLPIAEQHDMPMLIAGAAADTLWEQGFRHAVGVYTPVSKFMIGFFELLVLNDLARVAIVHADDPFSEDLAESAEKWSRRFGLTVTGVEGFSKGRRDLSLLALKAKAKNPDALIVCGHMGEAVHMVEALQRIGWRPRALYASIGPAIDDFYERCGPAAEHVFATSLWEPRANYPGANDFNRRFIETYGEVPGYHAGLAYAAGQVLAKAVVEAGTIDRRKVRDALFGMDTMTIIGRFGVDRNGKQVRQHTFIIQWQKGRKELVWPDAIKTAEAIFP from the coding sequence ATGAGGTCGATGCGCCCTATCGGGTTGAGATGGCCCTGGCCGGCCATGGCCGCAGCGGGCCGATGGAAACGGTTGGCCCTGGTGCTGATGATCCTGGCGGTGTTCCGGCCCATGCCGGGCATGGCGGAAGCGCCGATCAAGATCGGCGTGAGCCTGGGACTGACCGGCCGGTTCGCACCCATGGCCGAAGCCCTCAGAAAAGGTTTCGCGCTGTGGGAACAGGATGTGAACCGTGCCGGGGGCATATCGGGACGGCCGGTGCGGCTGATCGTCGACGACGATCATGGGGATCCGGACCGGGCGGTTTTCATCTACAAGAGATTGGTCAACCAGGAGAAGGTCGATTTTCTCTTCGCCCCATACTCCAGCCTGATCACCCTGGCGGTCTTGCCCATCGCCGAGCAGCACGACATGCCCATGCTGATTGCCGGAGCGGCCGCCGACACCCTGTGGGAACAAGGCTTCCGCCATGCCGTGGGGGTCTACACGCCGGTCAGTAAATTCATGATCGGCTTTTTTGAGCTTCTCGTATTGAACGATCTGGCCCGCGTGGCCATCGTTCACGCCGACGATCCGTTTTCCGAGGACTTGGCTGAGAGTGCCGAAAAATGGTCGCGGCGCTTCGGGCTGACGGTGACAGGGGTCGAGGGTTTCAGCAAGGGGCGTCGTGACTTGTCCCTCCTGGCGCTCAAGGCCAAGGCCAAAAACCCGGACGCCCTGATCGTGTGCGGACACATGGGGGAGGCCGTCCATATGGTCGAAGCCCTCCAACGCATCGGGTGGCGGCCCCGGGCGCTTTACGCTTCGATCGGACCGGCGATCGACGATTTCTACGAGCGATGCGGACCGGCCGCCGAGCATGTCTTTGCCACCTCGCTGTGGGAACCCCGGGCCAACTATCCTGGCGCCAACGACTTCAACCGGCGGTTCATCGAGACCTACGGAGAGGTTCCGGGGTACCACGCCGGACTCGCCTACGCGGCCGGGCAGGTGCTCGCAAAGGCCGTGGTCGAGGCGGGCACGATCGACCGGCGCAAGGTGCGCGATGCGCTGTTCGGCATGGACACCATGACCATCATCGGCCGGTTCGGAGTCGACCGCAACGGCAAGCAGGTGAGGCAGCACACGTTTATCATTCAGTGGCAGAAGGGGCGCAAGGAGCTGGTCTGGCCCGATGCCATCAAGACGGCGGAGGCGATATTCCCATGA
- a CDS encoding long-chain-fatty-acid--CoA ligase, whose amino-acid sequence MQVPMTPSRILKRAVKLYGEKTAVVDGDVRFTYAEVDRRVRRVYHAVNGAGITDGGRIAVLDFNTYRYLELYFGMALTGRVLLPLNIRLSPAEYTYILNDAEAEAIIFHADFKPVLEKIRTDLRSVKRFYIAEGAADADWITDTYDNFIAQVADDPVFSAVEDENAVLNLYYTSGTTGKPKGVMLTHRNIYANALTTIISFRLEDRTVWHHIAPLFHLADAFFIWSVTYQGGRHVMQRQFVPDKVLATMQAEGVTAAMMVPTMINFLLNVPDLARYDLSALKWVMVGGAPMSPANALRMMKELGCRYISGYGLTETCPLLTVGNIKDTLLHLPEEEQVTYLTRTGLEVPGVDLKVVDADGNEVPWDGVSVGEIVVRGDNVMKGYWKLPGETEKAIRGGYFYTGDLATVDAQGYVLIVDRAKDIIISGGENISSVEVENVLYMHPAVLECAVIAMPDEKWGEVPKAVVALKPDAAASEEELIAFARERLAGFKTPKAIAFVKELPKTGSGKILKTELRSRFR is encoded by the coding sequence ATGCAGGTGCCCATGACGCCCAGTCGTATTCTGAAAAGAGCGGTAAAATTGTATGGTGAAAAGACGGCCGTGGTGGACGGCGATGTGCGATTCACATACGCCGAGGTGGACCGGCGCGTGCGGCGGGTGTATCACGCCGTGAACGGGGCGGGCATCACCGACGGCGGGCGCATCGCCGTGCTGGACTTCAACACCTACCGGTATCTCGAACTCTACTTCGGCATGGCCCTTACGGGAAGGGTCCTGTTGCCCCTCAACATCCGCCTGTCGCCGGCCGAATACACCTACATTCTCAACGACGCCGAGGCCGAGGCCATCATCTTCCACGCGGACTTCAAGCCGGTGCTGGAAAAGATCCGGACCGATCTGCGGTCCGTGAAACGATTTTATATCGCCGAAGGTGCGGCCGATGCGGACTGGATCACCGATACGTATGACAACTTCATCGCACAGGTGGCCGACGATCCGGTCTTTTCGGCTGTCGAGGACGAAAACGCGGTGTTGAACCTCTACTACACCAGCGGTACGACCGGAAAACCCAAGGGCGTGATGCTGACCCACCGCAACATCTACGCCAACGCCCTGACCACCATCATCTCCTTCCGGCTCGAGGACCGCACGGTGTGGCACCACATCGCGCCGCTGTTCCATCTGGCCGACGCCTTTTTCATCTGGTCGGTGACCTACCAGGGCGGCCGGCATGTCATGCAGCGTCAGTTCGTGCCCGATAAGGTGCTGGCGACCATGCAGGCCGAGGGGGTGACGGCCGCCATGATGGTGCCCACGATGATCAATTTTCTGCTCAACGTGCCGGACCTGGCACGCTACGACCTCTCCGCCCTGAAGTGGGTCATGGTGGGCGGGGCGCCCATGTCACCGGCCAACGCCCTGCGCATGATGAAAGAGCTGGGCTGCCGCTACATCTCCGGATACGGCCTCACGGAAACCTGCCCGCTGTTGACCGTGGGCAACATCAAAGACACCCTGCTGCATCTGCCCGAAGAAGAGCAGGTAACATATCTCACGCGTACGGGATTGGAAGTACCGGGCGTGGATCTGAAGGTGGTCGATGCCGACGGCAATGAGGTGCCCTGGGACGGGGTGAGCGTCGGAGAGATCGTGGTGCGCGGCGACAACGTGATGAAGGGCTACTGGAAGCTGCCCGGCGAAACGGAAAAGGCGATCCGCGGCGGCTATTTCTACACCGGGGACCTGGCCACGGTGGATGCCCAAGGATATGTGCTCATCGTGGACCGGGCCAAGGACATCATCATCAGCGGCGGGGAGAATATCTCCTCGGTGGAGGTCGAAAACGTCCTCTACATGCATCCGGCCGTGCTGGAGTGCGCGGTCATCGCCATGCCCGACGAGAAGTGGGGCGAGGTTCCCAAGGCGGTCGTGGCCCTGAAGCCGGACGCCGCGGCCTCGGAAGAGGAGTTGATCGCCTTTGCCCGCGAGCGGCTGGCGGGATTCAAGACGCCCAAGGCGATCGCCTTCGTGAAAGAGCTGCCCAAGACCGGCTCGGGCAAGATCCTCAAGACCGAGCTGCGGTCGCGGTTTCGGTAA